A genomic stretch from Lysobacter soyae includes:
- the aceE gene encoding pyruvate dehydrogenase (acetyl-transferring), homodimeric type: MSWLNDLLQNDPDPTETREWIESIKAVIDAQGPERAHQLLEGMVELTRRSGTHLPFAPTTEYINTIPPELEPTFPGDSNMEWRIRSIIRWNAMAMVVRANRKPGDLGGHIASFASSATLYDVGFNHFWRAASDKHPGDLLYIQGHSSPGIYARSFLEGRISEEQLNNFRMEVHGKGISSYPHPWLMPDYWQTPTVSMGLGPLAAIYQARHWKYLEARGLMPKTDRKVWCFLGDGETDEPESLGAISVAGREGLDNLIFVINCNLQRLDGPVRGNGKIIQELEGNFRGADWNVIKLVWGSYWDPLLAQDKDGILKRIMMDTVDGEYQNCKAFGGAYTREHFFGKSPETLRMVANLSDDDIWRLNRGGHDPHKVYAAYDAAVKTTGMPTVILAKTVKGYGMGAAGEALNPTHQTKKLDDDAVQSFRKRFQLNIPDELFEKDEVPFFKPDEKSPEMEYMRERRAALGGHLPARRRKSTESLQVPKLETFERLLKDTGEREISTTMAFVQALGILLRDKDVGPRCVPIVADEARTFGMEGMFRQLGIYAPQGQKYKPVDADQLMFYREDAAGQVLEEGITEAGAFASWMAAATSYSTNDLQMLPFYIYYSMFGFQRVGDAAWQAADMRSRGFMLGGTAGRTTLNGEGLQHEDGQSHIQASLIPNCRSYDPTFGYEVVTILQHGMQRMLTEQQDEYYYITLMNENYSHPAMPEGSAENIIKGMYLLREAPAAKAKGKAASGLKVQLMGSGTILREVIAAADLLEAEFGISADIWSCPSFNELARDGEDCLRWNRRNPEAKTPRKSHVGKLLEGREGPAIAATDYVRTFANQIREFVPMHYVVLGTDGFGRSDTRANLRHHFEVDRYHVAHAAVVALFESGKLTAKDVAKAIKVWNIDGDKPNPLYA, translated from the coding sequence ATGTCCTGGCTCAACGACCTGTTGCAAAACGACCCCGACCCGACCGAAACCCGCGAGTGGATCGAATCGATCAAAGCGGTGATTGACGCCCAAGGCCCGGAGCGCGCCCACCAGTTGTTGGAAGGCATGGTCGAGCTGACCCGTCGCTCCGGCACGCACCTGCCATTCGCGCCGACGACCGAATACATCAACACCATTCCGCCCGAACTCGAACCGACGTTCCCGGGCGACAGCAATATGGAATGGCGCATCCGCTCGATCATTCGCTGGAATGCGATGGCGATGGTGGTGCGCGCGAACCGCAAGCCGGGTGATTTGGGCGGACACATCGCCAGCTTCGCCTCGTCGGCGACCTTGTACGACGTCGGCTTCAACCATTTCTGGCGCGCCGCCTCCGACAAACATCCGGGCGATCTGCTCTACATCCAGGGCCACAGTTCGCCGGGTATCTACGCACGCTCGTTCTTGGAAGGGCGCATCAGCGAAGAGCAGCTCAATAACTTCCGCATGGAAGTGCATGGCAAGGGCATTTCGTCTTACCCGCACCCGTGGTTGATGCCCGACTATTGGCAAACCCCGACCGTTTCGATGGGCTTGGGCCCGTTGGCGGCAATCTATCAAGCGCGCCATTGGAAATATCTGGAAGCGCGCGGCTTGATGCCGAAGACCGATCGCAAGGTGTGGTGCTTCCTCGGCGACGGCGAAACGGACGAGCCGGAAAGCTTGGGGGCGATCTCGGTCGCGGGTCGCGAAGGTCTCGACAACCTGATCTTCGTGATCAACTGCAACCTGCAACGTTTGGATGGCCCGGTGCGCGGCAACGGCAAAATCATCCAGGAACTCGAAGGCAATTTCCGCGGTGCGGATTGGAATGTCATCAAGTTGGTTTGGGGCAGCTACTGGGATCCGCTCTTGGCACAAGACAAGGACGGCATCCTGAAGCGCATCATGATGGACACCGTGGACGGTGAGTATCAGAACTGCAAGGCCTTCGGCGGCGCCTACACGCGTGAACATTTCTTCGGCAAATCGCCGGAAACCCTGCGCATGGTCGCCAATCTCAGTGACGACGATATCTGGCGTTTGAACCGTGGCGGTCATGACCCGCACAAGGTGTACGCCGCCTACGATGCCGCAGTCAAAACCACCGGCATGCCGACCGTCATTCTCGCCAAGACCGTCAAGGGCTATGGCATGGGCGCCGCGGGCGAGGCCTTGAACCCGACGCACCAAACCAAAAAGCTGGACGACGATGCGGTGCAATCCTTCCGCAAACGTTTCCAACTCAACATTCCCGACGAGTTGTTCGAGAAAGACGAGGTGCCGTTCTTCAAGCCGGACGAGAAGTCGCCGGAAATGGAATACATGCGCGAGCGTCGCGCTGCGCTGGGCGGTCACTTGCCGGCACGCCGTCGCAAGAGCACCGAATCCTTGCAAGTCCCGAAACTGGAAACCTTCGAACGCTTATTGAAAGACACCGGCGAACGCGAAATTTCCACCACCATGGCCTTCGTGCAAGCGCTCGGTATTTTGCTGCGCGACAAGGACGTCGGTCCGCGTTGCGTGCCGATCGTCGCGGATGAGGCGCGCACCTTCGGCATGGAAGGCATGTTCCGCCAACTCGGTATCTATGCACCGCAAGGTCAGAAGTACAAGCCGGTGGACGCCGACCAGCTGATGTTCTATCGCGAAGATGCTGCCGGACAGGTGTTGGAAGAGGGCATCACCGAAGCCGGTGCATTTGCCTCTTGGATGGCAGCGGCGACCAGTTACAGCACCAACGATCTGCAAATGCTGCCGTTCTACATCTATTACTCGATGTTCGGCTTCCAACGCGTCGGCGATGCCGCATGGCAGGCGGCTGACATGCGTTCGCGCGGCTTCATGTTGGGCGGTACAGCCGGCCGGACCACCTTGAACGGCGAAGGTCTGCAGCACGAAGACGGGCAGTCGCACATCCAAGCGTCGTTGATCCCGAACTGCCGCAGCTACGATCCGACCTTCGGCTATGAGGTGGTGACGATCCTGCAACACGGTATGCAACGCATGCTGACCGAGCAGCAGGACGAGTACTACTACATCACCCTGATGAATGAGAACTACAGCCATCCGGCGATGCCGGAAGGCAGTGCCGAAAACATCATCAAGGGCATGTACTTGTTGCGCGAAGCACCGGCCGCAAAGGCCAAGGGCAAGGCCGCCTCAGGTTTGAAAGTCCAGTTGATGGGAAGCGGCACGATCTTGCGCGAAGTCATTGCCGCCGCCGATTTGCTCGAAGCCGAGTTCGGCATCAGCGCCGATATCTGGAGCTGCCCGAGCTTCAACGAGTTGGCGCGTGACGGTGAAGACTGCCTGCGTTGGAATCGCCGCAATCCGGAAGCGAAGACGCCGCGCAAGTCACACGTGGGCAAGTTGCTGGAAGGTCGCGAAGGTCCGGCCATCGCCGCCACCGACTACGTGCGTACGTTTGCCAACCAGATCCGCGAATTCGTCCCGATGCATTACGTGGTGTTGGGAACCGACGGCTTCGGCCGCAGTGACACGCGGGCAAACCTGCGTCACCACTTCGAAGTGGACCGCTACCACGTTGCCCATGCGGCCGTGGTCGCGTTGTTCGAGTCCGGCAAGTTGACGGCGAAGGACGTCGCGAAAGCGATCAAAGTCTGGAACATCGACGGCGACAAGCCAAACCCCTTGTACGCCTGA
- a CDS encoding Tex family protein, which yields MPDLSPAAQHRIFETLAAETAARLPQVKAAVDLLDGGATVPFIARYRKEATEGLDDTQLRLLESRLLYLREMEDRRAAILASIDEQGHLSDALRGEIEAADSKSRLEDLYLPFKPKRRTRAQIAREAGLEPLADGLLADPTQDPDTFATGFVDAEKGVADNKAALDGARAILMERWGEDATLIGALRDWLQGNGVLRAKVVSGKEQEGAKFRDYFDHAEPLAKIPSHRLLALLRARREEFITLDLEPGADAESGHAYAEAQVAMHAGIRAANRPADTWLMTACRLTWKAKLHLHLMIDLMQQARERADAEAIAVFGSNLKDLLLAAPAGPKAVMGLDPGIRTGVKVAVVDATGKLVATDTIYPHEPKRQWDASLASLRTLCERHGVQLIAIGNGTASRETDALAADLLKQLKDKAPAKVVVSEAGASVYSASELAAREFPSLDVSLRGAVSIARRLQDPLAELVKIEPKAIGVGQYQHDVDQYRLARTLDATVEDCVNAVGVDVNTASAALLSRVSGLSSSVAENIVLHRDAKGAFRSRKQLLDVPRLGEKTFEQCAGFLRIRNGDQPLDASSVHPEAYPVVERILAATGKRADALIGDTATLRSLKPGHFVDDRFGEPTVRDILLELEKPGRDPRPAFQAVRFAEGVHDIKDLQVGMVLEGVVSNVAAFGAFVDIGVHQDGLVHISALSDRFVKDPREVVKAGDIVKVKVVEVDVARKRIALTRRLDDTPAKNPAHPSQHRDARPDRGPKPPVKQAAAPINSAFADAFARAQKKT from the coding sequence ATGCCCGACCTGTCCCCCGCTGCACAACACCGCATTTTCGAAACCCTTGCCGCTGAAACTGCGGCACGCCTTCCGCAGGTCAAAGCTGCAGTCGACTTGCTGGACGGGGGCGCCACGGTGCCGTTCATCGCCCGCTATCGGAAAGAAGCGACCGAAGGGTTGGATGACACGCAATTGCGCCTGTTGGAATCGAGACTGCTGTATCTGCGCGAGATGGAGGACCGGCGCGCGGCCATCCTTGCGAGCATTGATGAGCAGGGCCATCTCTCTGATGCCCTGCGCGGCGAAATCGAGGCGGCCGACAGCAAATCGCGATTGGAGGATCTGTATCTGCCGTTCAAGCCCAAGCGCCGGACCCGCGCACAGATTGCGCGTGAAGCGGGACTGGAACCCTTGGCGGACGGCCTCTTGGCAGATCCCACACAGGACCCCGATACTTTTGCCACCGGATTTGTCGATGCCGAGAAAGGCGTTGCTGACAACAAGGCGGCACTGGACGGCGCACGCGCCATATTGATGGAACGTTGGGGCGAGGACGCGACGCTGATCGGTGCACTGCGCGACTGGCTCCAGGGCAATGGTGTCCTGCGCGCCAAGGTAGTGTCCGGCAAAGAGCAGGAAGGCGCGAAATTCCGCGACTATTTCGATCATGCCGAACCGCTCGCAAAGATTCCTTCGCATCGACTGTTGGCGTTGCTGCGGGCACGTCGCGAAGAATTCATCACCTTGGATCTTGAACCGGGCGCAGACGCCGAGTCAGGTCATGCCTATGCCGAAGCGCAGGTGGCGATGCACGCGGGGATTCGCGCGGCCAATCGGCCCGCCGACACTTGGTTGATGACCGCCTGCCGCTTGACCTGGAAAGCCAAACTGCATTTGCATTTGATGATCGATTTGATGCAGCAGGCGCGCGAACGCGCAGACGCTGAAGCCATCGCCGTGTTCGGCAGCAACTTGAAAGATCTGCTGTTGGCAGCGCCGGCCGGTCCCAAAGCCGTGATGGGTTTGGATCCGGGCATTCGCACCGGTGTCAAGGTCGCGGTTGTGGATGCAACAGGCAAACTGGTCGCCACCGACACCATCTATCCGCATGAGCCCAAGCGGCAATGGGATGCGTCATTGGCGTCACTGCGCACATTGTGCGAACGACACGGCGTGCAGTTGATTGCGATAGGCAATGGCACTGCCAGCCGCGAAACCGATGCGTTGGCGGCTGATCTGTTGAAACAGTTGAAAGACAAGGCGCCGGCCAAAGTGGTGGTCAGTGAAGCCGGCGCGTCGGTGTATTCGGCCTCCGAACTCGCCGCGCGCGAGTTTCCGAGCCTCGATGTCTCCCTGCGCGGGGCGGTGTCAATTGCGCGTCGTCTGCAAGATCCGCTCGCGGAGTTGGTGAAGATCGAACCGAAAGCGATCGGTGTTGGCCAGTACCAGCACGACGTCGATCAATATCGTTTGGCGCGTACGTTGGATGCCACGGTCGAGGACTGCGTCAACGCCGTGGGGGTGGACGTCAACACCGCGTCTGCCGCCTTGCTGTCACGGGTTTCGGGTTTGTCGTCAAGCGTGGCTGAGAACATCGTCTTGCATCGTGATGCGAAGGGCGCGTTCCGCTCGCGCAAGCAACTGTTGGACGTACCGCGGTTGGGCGAGAAGACCTTCGAACAGTGCGCCGGATTCCTGCGCATTCGCAATGGCGATCAGCCGCTCGACGCCTCCTCGGTGCATCCGGAAGCCTATCCTGTGGTTGAACGCATTCTCGCCGCGACCGGCAAACGTGCCGACGCGCTGATCGGTGATACCGCCACACTTCGCAGCCTCAAGCCCGGCCACTTCGTCGACGATCGTTTCGGTGAACCGACAGTGCGCGACATCCTGCTTGAGCTGGAGAAGCCGGGCCGCGATCCACGCCCGGCGTTCCAAGCGGTGCGTTTCGCCGAGGGCGTGCACGACATCAAAGATCTGCAAGTCGGCATGGTGCTTGAAGGCGTGGTCAGCAACGTGGCGGCGTTCGGTGCGTTTGTCGACATCGGTGTCCATCAAGACGGCTTGGTCCACATCTCCGCCCTATCCGACCGTTTCGTCAAAGACCCGCGCGAAGTGGTCAAAGCCGGGGATATCGTCAAAGTGAAAGTGGTGGAAGTCGATGTGGCACGCAAGCGCATCGCATTGACCCGGCGCCTGGACGACACGCCTGCCAAAAACCCCGCGCACCCGTCGCAGCATCGCGATGCCCGCCCAGACCGCGGACCGAAGCCGCCCGTAAAACAAGCCGCCGCCCCCATCAACTCGGCCTTCGCAGACGCGTTTGCCCGCGCCCAAAAGAAAACCTAA
- a CDS encoding TIGR00645 family protein — protein sequence MSNPTPNRLNPLQTLIFSSRWLQLPLYLGLIVAQAIYVWQFGVELIHLIQQVFGGHHTPVEEGGKSAEVIIMLIVLGLIDVVMISNLLVMVIVGGYETFVSRLNLEGHPDQPEWLSHVNASVLKVKLAMAIIGISSIHLLKTFIEVGDLGSPTSEFTQQGVMWQTIIHVVFILSAIGIAWTDRLMTSAASTREHTHH from the coding sequence ATGTCGAATCCGACACCCAACCGGTTGAACCCGCTTCAAACCCTGATCTTTTCCTCGCGCTGGCTGCAGCTGCCGCTCTATCTCGGCCTCATCGTCGCCCAGGCGATTTACGTCTGGCAGTTCGGTGTCGAGCTCATCCACTTGATCCAACAAGTGTTTGGTGGCCACCACACGCCAGTGGAAGAAGGCGGGAAATCAGCGGAAGTTATCATCATGCTCATCGTGCTTGGGCTGATCGATGTCGTCATGATTTCAAACCTGTTGGTGATGGTGATTGTCGGCGGCTATGAGACCTTCGTGTCGCGACTGAATCTCGAAGGACATCCGGATCAGCCGGAGTGGCTCAGTCACGTGAACGCCAGTGTGCTCAAAGTGAAGCTGGCAATGGCCATCATCGGGATCTCTTCGATTCACCTGTTGAAAACCTTCATCGAAGTCGGTGATCTCGGTTCGCCGACGAGCGAGTTCACGCAACAGGGCGTGATGTGGCAAACCATCATCCATGTCGTCTTCATCCTGTCGGCGATCGGCATCGCTTGGACCGACCGCCTAATGACCTCTGCGGCAAGTACGCGAGAGCACACCCACCACTGA
- the uvrD gene encoding DNA helicase II, whose protein sequence is MDVSALLDGLNAAQREAVSAPPGHYLVLAGAGSGKTRVLTHRMGWLNQVHGVPPHGIFAVTFTNKAAAEMRHRVQTLMPGSRGMWVGTFHGLAHRLLRLHWQDAKLPEGFQILDSDDQLRMVKRVLQQLELDDPRFPPRQIAWWINQQKDEGRRPQHIQPGKDDLSDVMLKAYTLYQTRCDNAGLVDFAEILLRAHELLRDTPALLEHYRNRFQDILIDEFQDTNAIQYGFIRLLAGNTGRVFVVGDDDQAIYGWRGAKVENVQRFLRDFEGAKTIRLEQNYRSTANILSAANAVIAHNPERLGKQLWTDSGEGEPIDLYAAYSEIDEANYVVGRVKQWVHAGGAHRDCAILYRSNAQSRAFEEALIVAQMPYRVYGGLRFFERAEVKDALAYLRLTASRVDDAAFERAVNMPTRGIGDRTMDEVRRLARGAGMSLWHGAREVAHGDAVPARSRNALAGFMAMIDQFADDISSLPLQDKIDHVLVHSGLRAHYKKEGRHSVDSRVDNLDELITVASRFTRADDEESAQLSELIEFLAYAALEAGEGQAQEGEDGVQLMTLHSAKGLEFPVVFLGGMEEGIFPNQRSVQESGRLEEERRLAYVGITRAREKLVLSFAETRRLHGTDMPGIPSRFLREIPTQLINEIRPRAAANRVFQSPARRHAGHAPIAGPGVNLGALVEHATFGTGTVTDIEGAGAHARVQVNFDGAGSKWLVMAYANLKVL, encoded by the coding sequence ATGGATGTATCGGCGCTTCTTGACGGGTTGAATGCGGCGCAACGTGAGGCGGTATCTGCACCGCCTGGCCACTACTTGGTGTTGGCGGGTGCGGGATCGGGCAAAACGCGTGTCCTGACCCATCGCATGGGATGGCTGAACCAAGTGCACGGCGTACCGCCCCATGGCATTTTCGCGGTGACATTTACCAACAAAGCTGCGGCGGAAATGCGTCATCGGGTGCAAACCTTGATGCCGGGCAGTCGTGGCATGTGGGTCGGCACGTTCCACGGGCTTGCGCATCGCTTGCTGCGTCTGCATTGGCAAGACGCGAAGTTGCCGGAAGGCTTCCAAATTCTGGATAGCGATGACCAATTGCGCATGGTCAAACGCGTGTTGCAACAGCTTGAGCTCGACGACCCGCGATTCCCGCCGCGACAAATCGCCTGGTGGATCAATCAGCAAAAAGACGAAGGCCGCCGCCCGCAACACATCCAACCGGGCAAGGACGATCTGTCCGATGTGATGTTGAAGGCCTATACGCTGTATCAAACCCGCTGTGACAATGCCGGGCTGGTGGACTTCGCAGAAATCCTGCTGCGCGCGCACGAATTGCTGCGCGACACGCCGGCCTTGCTGGAGCATTACCGCAATCGATTCCAAGACATCCTGATCGACGAGTTCCAGGACACCAACGCCATCCAGTACGGATTCATTCGTTTGTTGGCGGGTAATACCGGGCGCGTGTTCGTGGTCGGTGACGACGATCAGGCGATCTACGGTTGGCGCGGCGCCAAAGTGGAAAACGTGCAGCGTTTTCTGCGTGATTTCGAAGGCGCGAAGACGATTCGCCTTGAACAGAACTATCGCTCCACCGCGAATATCCTGAGTGCGGCCAATGCCGTGATCGCGCACAATCCCGAGCGGCTAGGCAAACAGCTGTGGACGGACTCGGGCGAAGGCGAGCCCATTGATCTGTATGCCGCCTATTCCGAAATCGATGAGGCGAACTATGTCGTCGGGCGCGTCAAACAGTGGGTGCATGCCGGCGGCGCGCATCGCGATTGCGCGATTTTGTATCGAAGCAATGCGCAGTCACGCGCATTTGAAGAAGCGTTGATCGTCGCGCAAATGCCCTATCGGGTTTACGGCGGCCTGCGATTCTTCGAGCGCGCGGAAGTCAAGGACGCGTTGGCCTATCTGCGATTGACCGCATCGCGGGTGGATGATGCCGCCTTCGAACGTGCCGTGAATATGCCCACACGCGGCATCGGCGATCGCACCATGGATGAAGTGCGGCGACTGGCGCGCGGTGCCGGGATGAGCTTGTGGCACGGGGCGCGCGAAGTGGCCCACGGCGACGCGGTGCCAGCCCGATCACGCAATGCATTGGCGGGCTTTATGGCCATGATCGATCAATTCGCCGATGACATCAGCTCGCTGCCCTTGCAGGACAAGATCGATCATGTGCTTGTGCACAGCGGTCTGCGCGCGCATTACAAGAAAGAAGGCCGCCATAGTGTCGATTCCCGTGTCGACAACTTGGATGAGTTGATCACCGTTGCCTCACGTTTCACCCGCGCGGACGACGAAGAATCGGCGCAACTGAGCGAGCTCATCGAGTTCTTGGCTTATGCGGCCTTGGAGGCCGGCGAAGGTCAGGCGCAGGAAGGCGAGGACGGCGTGCAATTGATGACCTTGCACAGCGCCAAAGGGCTGGAGTTTCCGGTGGTGTTTCTGGGCGGGATGGAAGAGGGCATCTTTCCCAACCAACGCAGTGTGCAGGAGAGCGGGCGCCTCGAAGAGGAGCGGCGCCTCGCCTATGTCGGTATCACCCGTGCGCGTGAGAAGCTGGTTTTGAGTTTTGCCGAAACGCGACGTTTGCATGGCACCGACATGCCGGGTATTCCCTCGCGATTTCTGCGCGAGATCCCCACCCAGCTGATCAATGAAATCCGTCCGCGGGCCGCTGCAAACCGCGTTTTTCAATCGCCGGCGCGTCGTCATGCCGGTCATGCACCGATCGCCGGGCCCGGTGTCAATCTCGGCGCCTTGGTTGAACACGCAACATTCGGCACCGGCACGGTGACTGATATCGAGGGTGCCGGCGCACATGCCCGTGTCCAGGTGAATTTCGACGGTGCTGGCAGCAAGTGGTTGGTGATGGCCTACGCCAACTTGAAAGTGCTGTAA
- a CDS encoding glycine zipper domain-containing protein, translated as MSNSNESRDMNRDPITGEAGSHPVGTGVGALGGAAAGAVVGSIFGPIGTLIGGAIGAAGGGAAGHNVAESIDPTGEAEYWKSEYQSRPYFNKQYDYESDYSPAYAYGNQVRSEYANRKWDSSLESDIKQGWEKAKAKSRLTWEEAKDAVRDAFDRSDRTYRTYEATDRYYKNEYANSDYAKGDYSYENDYRPAYRYGTQARSMNTDAKWDDKLEANLEQGWNRTKGASRLAWQDAKGAVKDAWHGVERALPGDADNDGR; from the coding sequence ATGAGCAACTCAAATGAATCCCGTGACATGAATCGTGATCCGATCACCGGCGAAGCCGGTTCGCATCCGGTCGGCACCGGTGTCGGCGCGCTGGGCGGCGCTGCGGCAGGTGCGGTGGTGGGCTCGATCTTCGGACCGATTGGCACCTTGATCGGTGGTGCCATCGGCGCGGCCGGTGGCGGTGCCGCAGGTCACAACGTGGCTGAATCCATCGACCCGACCGGCGAAGCCGAATATTGGAAAAGCGAATATCAATCGCGTCCCTACTTCAACAAGCAGTATGACTACGAAAGCGACTATTCCCCGGCCTATGCCTACGGCAACCAAGTACGTAGTGAATACGCCAATCGCAAATGGGACAGCAGCTTGGAATCCGATATCAAGCAAGGCTGGGAAAAAGCCAAGGCGAAATCGCGATTGACTTGGGAAGAAGCCAAGGATGCGGTGCGCGATGCCTTTGACCGTTCCGATCGCACCTATCGCACCTATGAAGCCACGGATCGCTATTACAAGAACGAGTATGCGAACTCGGATTATGCCAAGGGCGACTACAGCTACGAGAACGACTATCGTCCGGCCTATCGCTATGGCACCCAAGCGCGCTCGATGAATACCGACGCGAAATGGGATGACAAGCTTGAAGCCAATCTCGAGCAAGGCTGGAACCGAACCAAGGGTGCCTCGCGACTTGCTTGGCAAGACGCCAAGGGTGCAGTGAAAGACGCATGGCATGGCGTGGAACGCGCACTGCCGGGTGATGCGGATAACGACGGTCGCTAA